From a single Vibrio toranzoniae genomic region:
- a CDS encoding proline--tRNA ligase, translating to MRTSNYLLSTLKETPNDAEVISHQLMLRAGMIRKLASGLYTWLPTGLRVLRKVENIVRQEIDNAGAVEILMPVVQPFELWEETGRSEKMGPELLRFTDRHSRPFVLSPTAEEVVTSLVRNEISSYKQLPLNLFQIQTKFRDERRPRFGVMRAREFSMMDAYSFDIDKEGLEKSYQAMHDAYCKAFDRMGLEYRPVLADSGAIGGSGSQEFHVLAESGEDLIAFSSESDYAANIEKAEALAPTTEAAAPTQEMELVDTPNAKTIAELVEQHGLAIEKTVKTLFVKASDEVEADIIALIIRGDHELNEVKAENLPQVASPLEMASEEEIRALVGAGPGSLGPVGLELPFIVDRSVAVMSDFGAGANVDGKHYFGINWGRDVELAQVEDLRNVVEGDLSPCGQGTIQLKRGIEVGHIFQLGNTYSKAMNCNVLGPDGKSVILEMGCYGIGVSRVVASAIEQNHDKFGITWPDALAPFQVAIVPMNMHKSERVKEAAEKLYAELTAMGIEVLFDDRKERPGVMFKDIELVGIPHTIVIGDRSMDEGNFEYKNRRTGDKEAIAMDTVIEHLKAQLA from the coding sequence ATGCGTACCAGTAACTACCTTCTTTCTACTCTGAAAGAGACTCCAAACGACGCAGAAGTTATCAGCCACCAGCTGATGCTACGTGCAGGTATGATCCGTAAGCTAGCTTCAGGTTTATATACTTGGCTACCTACTGGTCTACGTGTACTGCGTAAAGTCGAAAATATCGTTCGCCAAGAGATCGATAATGCAGGTGCCGTTGAAATCTTGATGCCCGTAGTTCAACCGTTTGAGCTTTGGGAAGAGACTGGCCGTTCTGAAAAGATGGGCCCTGAGTTACTTCGTTTCACAGACCGTCACTCTCGTCCGTTCGTTCTTAGCCCAACAGCTGAAGAAGTGGTGACGAGCCTAGTACGTAACGAGATTAGCTCTTACAAACAGCTTCCTCTAAACCTGTTCCAAATCCAGACTAAATTCCGTGATGAACGTCGCCCTCGTTTTGGCGTAATGCGTGCACGTGAATTCTCTATGATGGATGCGTACAGTTTTGATATCGACAAAGAAGGCTTAGAAAAGTCTTACCAAGCGATGCACGATGCTTACTGTAAAGCATTCGACCGCATGGGCCTTGAGTACCGTCCAGTATTGGCCGACTCTGGCGCAATCGGCGGCAGCGGCTCTCAAGAGTTCCACGTTCTTGCTGAAAGCGGCGAAGACCTAATCGCATTCTCTTCTGAATCAGATTACGCAGCAAACATCGAGAAAGCCGAAGCACTTGCTCCAACGACTGAAGCGGCAGCGCCGACTCAAGAGATGGAACTGGTTGACACGCCAAACGCAAAAACAATCGCAGAACTTGTAGAGCAACACGGTCTAGCAATCGAGAAGACAGTTAAGACTCTATTCGTTAAAGCGTCTGATGAAGTAGAAGCAGATATCATTGCGCTAATCATCCGTGGTGACCACGAGCTTAACGAAGTGAAAGCAGAAAACCTTCCACAGGTTGCTTCTCCACTAGAAATGGCTTCTGAAGAAGAAATCCGTGCACTTGTTGGTGCTGGTCCTGGTTCACTAGGTCCTGTTGGCCTAGAGCTACCATTCATCGTTGACCGCTCTGTTGCTGTAATGAGCGACTTCGGCGCTGGCGCAAACGTAGACGGTAAGCACTACTTCGGTATTAACTGGGGTCGTGACGTTGAGCTTGCTCAAGTTGAAGACCTACGTAACGTTGTTGAAGGTGACCTAAGCCCATGTGGTCAAGGTACTATCCAACTTAAGCGCGGTATCGAAGTTGGTCACATCTTCCAACTGGGTAATACTTACTCTAAAGCAATGAACTGTAACGTGCTTGGCCCTGATGGTAAGAGCGTAATCCTAGAAATGGGTTGTTACGGTATCGGTGTTTCACGTGTTGTTGCATCTGCGATCGAGCAAAACCACGATAAATTCGGTATCACTTGGCCAGACGCACTAGCGCCGTTCCAAGTTGCTATCGTACCAATGAACATGCACAAATCTGAGCGCGTTAAAGAAGCAGCTGAGAAGCTATACGCTGAATTAACCGCTATGGGTATCGAAGTACTATTTGATGACCGTAAAGAGCGCCCTGGTGTAATGTTTAAAGATATCGAGCTAGTGGGTATTCCTCACACTATCGTTATCGGCGATCGCAGCATGGACGAAGGCAACTTCGAATACAAAAACCGTCGTACTGGTGATAAAGAAGCTATCGCAATGGACACGGTGATCGAGCACCTTAAAGCTCAACTAGCTTAG
- the tsaA gene encoding tRNA (N6-threonylcarbamoyladenosine(37)-N6)-methyltransferase TrmO, whose product MYSIEPIGFIESPYKEKFAVPRQPRLVPTSSSRIRLVDSANCLESVRNIEQFSHVWLLFMFDKNLEAGWKPTVRPPRLGGNERIGVFASRATFRPNGIGMSAVELKGVSQEKGQTWVGLGSVDLVDGTPIIDIKPYIPYSDSIPDALAGFAADEPEVLEVNFSQQAQAKLVQHPKGHHIIQVVKEVLGQDPRPAYKKGKPDSKEYAVNLFDLNVKFVVETLFINVTDIERF is encoded by the coding sequence ATGTACTCCATTGAACCTATTGGCTTTATAGAGTCTCCTTATAAAGAGAAGTTCGCGGTACCAAGGCAACCTAGATTAGTACCAACATCCAGCTCAAGAATAAGACTCGTTGACTCAGCAAACTGCCTTGAATCCGTCCGTAATATTGAGCAATTTAGCCATGTTTGGTTGTTGTTCATGTTCGACAAAAACCTCGAAGCAGGATGGAAACCCACCGTAAGACCACCTCGACTTGGTGGGAATGAACGTATTGGTGTATTCGCATCTCGCGCGACATTTAGGCCCAATGGAATTGGCATGTCCGCGGTTGAGCTCAAAGGTGTGTCTCAAGAAAAGGGGCAAACTTGGGTGGGTTTGGGCAGTGTCGATCTGGTTGACGGCACGCCAATTATCGATATCAAACCTTATATCCCCTACTCTGACTCGATTCCTGATGCATTAGCAGGGTTTGCCGCTGATGAACCAGAAGTGCTAGAAGTTAACTTTTCACAGCAAGCCCAAGCGAAGCTGGTACAACACCCAAAGGGGCACCACATCATTCAGGTAGTCAAAGAAGTGCTTGGCCAAGATCCTCGCCCTGCCTATAAAAAAGGCAAACCAGACAGTAAAGAATATGCGGTAAATTTGTTCGATCTTAACGTAAAATTCGTTGTTGAAACGCTTTTCATCAATGTTACTGACATTGAGCGCTTTTGA
- a CDS encoding type B 50S ribosomal protein L31 — translation MKPNIHPDYRTVVFHDTSVDEYFLIGSTLKTDRTIEWEDGNTYPYFTIEVSSKSHPFYTGKQRVLHKEGRVANFTRRFGQLGKGNK, via the coding sequence ATGAAACCGAATATCCACCCGGACTACCGCACAGTGGTATTCCATGACACCAGCGTTGATGAGTACTTCTTAATAGGTTCTACGCTGAAAACAGATCGAACTATCGAATGGGAAGATGGCAATACTTATCCTTACTTCACTATTGAAGTGTCGTCAAAGTCGCACCCTTTCTATACCGGTAAACAGAGAGTGCTACATAAAGAGGGACGTGTTGCGAACTTCACTCGTCGTTTTGGTCAATTAGGTAAAGGGAATAAGTAG
- the ykgO gene encoding type B 50S ribosomal protein L36, giving the protein MKVVKSLKSAKSRHPDCQVVKRRGRLYVICKSNPRFKAVQK; this is encoded by the coding sequence ATGAAAGTGGTTAAATCTCTTAAGAGTGCAAAAAGTCGTCACCCAGATTGTCAGGTTGTGAAGCGCAGAGGTCGCCTCTATGTCATCTGTAAGTCCAATCCGAGATTTAAAGCGGTTCAAAAATAG
- a CDS encoding AbgT family transporter: MSSSDSIKNNSPKKPIFTRFLDGVEYLGNLLPHPITLFAIFCVAILVTSGIAGYFEVSVMDPRPDGAPGRAADGMIHVVSLLNAEGLQLIVTNLVKNFVGFAPLGTVLVAMLGVAIAEHSGLLSAAMRGMVMGASKRMVTVTVVFAGIISNTASELGYVVLIPLAAMLFHSLGRHPLAGLAAAFAGVSGGYSANLLIGTVDPLLSGITQTAAQMIDPTYSVGPESNWYFMFVSTFFIAITGAFVTEKIVEPKLGKYNDEEASEDLSNDSMGKLTEIEKKGLKLAGIAVLAVSALLAWTIVPADGVLRSAAGTVSGSPFLKSIVAFIFVFFAVPGFVYGKVTGSMKTDRDVINAMSKSMSSMGMYIVLVFFAAQFVAFFKWTNFGQVFAVAGATFLQDIGLTGPMLFFAFILMCGFINLMIGSASAQWAVTAPIFVPMLMLVGYAPETIQAAYRIGDSTTNIITPMMSYFGLILAVATRYMKNLGIGTLIATMLPYSIVFLVGWSLMFYIWVFVFGLPVGPGAATYYTP, translated from the coding sequence ATGAGTTCATCAGATTCAATAAAAAACAACTCGCCAAAGAAACCTATTTTTACCCGCTTTCTCGATGGCGTTGAATATTTGGGGAACCTTTTACCCCACCCAATTACTCTTTTTGCAATCTTCTGTGTCGCAATTTTAGTTACTTCAGGTATCGCTGGATATTTTGAGGTGTCTGTTATGGATCCTCGTCCAGACGGTGCGCCAGGTCGTGCTGCTGACGGCATGATTCACGTTGTAAGCTTACTTAACGCTGAAGGCTTACAGCTTATCGTCACTAATCTCGTTAAAAACTTTGTCGGCTTTGCGCCACTAGGTACTGTGCTGGTTGCAATGCTAGGTGTTGCGATTGCTGAACACTCAGGTCTACTATCTGCGGCGATGCGTGGCATGGTAATGGGCGCATCTAAGCGTATGGTTACAGTAACCGTAGTATTTGCCGGTATTATCTCTAACACGGCCTCTGAGCTTGGTTATGTTGTGCTTATCCCTCTTGCGGCAATGCTTTTCCACTCTTTGGGTCGTCACCCATTAGCGGGTCTAGCGGCAGCATTTGCTGGTGTATCTGGTGGTTACTCTGCAAACCTTCTAATCGGTACGGTTGATCCACTGCTTTCTGGTATTACCCAAACAGCAGCGCAAATGATCGACCCGACTTACAGCGTTGGTCCTGAATCAAACTGGTATTTCATGTTTGTTTCTACTTTCTTCATTGCAATTACCGGTGCATTTGTAACTGAGAAGATTGTTGAACCAAAACTGGGTAAATACAACGACGAAGAAGCGTCTGAAGATTTATCAAACGATTCAATGGGCAAGCTAACGGAAATTGAGAAGAAAGGCCTTAAGCTAGCGGGCATCGCTGTGCTAGCCGTTTCTGCTCTTCTTGCGTGGACGATTGTTCCTGCTGATGGTGTTCTGCGTTCAGCGGCTGGTACGGTTTCAGGTTCTCCATTCCTAAAAAGTATCGTAGCGTTTATCTTTGTCTTCTTCGCGGTTCCTGGTTTTGTTTACGGTAAAGTTACCGGCTCAATGAAAACTGACCGTGACGTTATCAATGCAATGTCGAAGTCTATGTCCTCTATGGGCATGTACATTGTACTTGTATTCTTTGCTGCTCAGTTTGTTGCTTTTTTCAAGTGGACTAACTTCGGTCAAGTATTTGCCGTTGCAGGCGCGACTTTCCTACAAGATATCGGCCTAACGGGTCCAATGTTGTTCTTCGCATTCATCCTAATGTGTGGTTTCATCAACCTGATGATCGGTTCGGCCTCTGCTCAGTGGGCAGTTACAGCACCTATCTTCGTTCCAATGCTAATGCTAGTAGGCTACGCACCTGAAACGATTCAAGCGGCTTACCGTATCGGTGACTCAACAACGAACATCATTACACCAATGATGAGCTACTTCGGTCTTATACTTGCTGTAGCAACGCGTTACATGAAGAACCTAGGTATTGGCACCCTGATTGCTACAATGCTTCCATACTCAATCGTATTCTTGGTTGGTTGGAGCTTAATGTTCTATATCTGGGTATTCGTATTTGGCCTACCTGTTGGCCCAGGTGCGGCGACGTACTACACGCCTTAG
- a CDS encoding YaiI/YqxD family protein, protein MKIWVDADACPKVIRETIVRAAERTGVECTFVANHLVPVPKRNNIHSIQVPSGFDIADDEIVKRTEPGDLVITSDIPLADEVITKGGQALSSHGELYTKETIKARLNIRDFMDTMRSSGIQTGGPSTLSQTDRREFANHLDRILAKR, encoded by the coding sequence ATGAAGATATGGGTTGATGCGGACGCTTGTCCTAAAGTTATCCGTGAAACAATCGTACGTGCAGCAGAGCGCACAGGTGTTGAATGCACCTTTGTGGCAAACCATTTAGTTCCCGTTCCTAAGCGCAATAACATTCACTCAATTCAAGTACCAAGCGGGTTTGATATTGCAGATGATGAAATCGTAAAACGCACTGAACCCGGCGATCTTGTGATTACATCCGATATCCCCCTGGCTGACGAAGTGATCACCAAGGGTGGTCAAGCACTCAGCTCTCATGGCGAGCTTTACACCAAAGAGACCATTAAAGCGCGTCTCAACATTCGTGATTTTATGGATACCATGCGTTCAAGTGGCATCCAAACGGGCGGACCAAGCACCCTTTCTCAAACCGACCGTCGTGAGTTCGCGAACCACTTAGATAGAATTCTAGCCAAACGCTAG